Proteins encoded within one genomic window of Macaca thibetana thibetana isolate TM-01 chromosome 3, ASM2454274v1, whole genome shotgun sequence:
- the PCOLCE gene encoding procollagen C-endopeptidase enhancer 1 — MCPRPREVPGHATVPPSPPPAPLASPHAHTPEAAPSGADYLAAAATAAAALQNSAAASVLRTSASFPWAMLPAATASLLGPLLTAWALLPFAQGQTPNYTRPVFLCGGDVKGESGYVASEGFPNLYPPNKECIWTITVPEGQTVSLSFRVFDLELHPACRYDALEVFAGSGTSGQRLGRFCGTFRPAPLVAPGNQVTLRMTADEGTGGRGFLLWYSGRATSGTEHQFCGGRLEKAQGTLTTPNWPESDYPPGISCSWHIIAPRDQVIALTFEKFDLEPDTYCRYDSVSVFNGAVSDDSRRLGKFCGDAVPGSISSEGNELLVQFVSDLSVTADGFSASYKTLPRGTAKEGQGPSPKPGTEPKVKPPRKSQPPEKTEETPSAPDAPAVTCPKQCRRTGTLQSNFCASSLVVTATVKSMVREPGEGLAVTVSLIGAYKTGGLDLPSPPTGTSLKFYVPCKQCPPLKKGVSYLLMGQVEENRGPVLPPESFVVLHRPNQDQILTNLSKRKCPSQPVRAAESQD; from the exons ATGTGTCCTAGACCTAGAGAGGTCCCAGGACACGCCACTGTCCCGCCTTCCCCACCGCCCGCCCCACTGGCCAGTCCCCACGCCCACACACCCGAGGCTGCCCCATCTGGCGCTGATTATCTTGCTGCTGCCGCCACCGCTGCTGCTGCTCTGCAAAATTCAGCTGCTGCCTCTGTCTTGAGGACCTCTGCCTCTTTCCCCTGGGCCATGCTGCCTGCAgccacagcctccctcctggggcCCCTCCTCACTGCCTGGGCCCTGCTGCCTTTTGCCCAGGGCCAGACCCCCAACTACACCAG ACCCGTGTTCCTGTGCGGAGGGGATGTGAAGGGGGAATCAGGTTACGTGGCAAGTGAGGGGTTCCCCAACCTCTACCCCCCTAATAAGGAGTGCATCTGGACCATAACG GTCCCCGAGGGTCAGACTGTGTCCCTCTCATTCCGAGTCTTCGACCTGGAGCTGCACCCCGCCTGCCGCTACGATGCACTGGAGGTCTTCGCTGGGTCTGGGACTTCTGGCCAGCGGCTCGGACGCTTTTGCGGGACCTTCCGGCCTGCGCCCTTAGTCGCCCCCGGCAACCAGGTGACCCTGAGGATGACGGCGGATGAGGGCACAGGAGGACGAGGCTTCCTGCTCTGGTACAGCGGGCGGGCCACCTCGGGCACTG agcaCCAATTTTGCGGGGGGCGGCTGGAGAAGGCCCAGGGAACCCTGACCACGCCCAACTGGCCCGAGTCCGATTACCCCCCGGGCATCAGCTGTTCCTGGCACATCATCGCACCCCGGGATCAG GTCATCGCGCTGACCTTCGAGAAATTTGACCTGGAGCCGGACACCTACTGCCGCTACGACTCGGTCAGCGTGTTCAACGGAGCCGTGAGCGACGACTCCCGGAGGCTGGGGAAGTTCTGCGGCGACGCAGTCCCGGG CTCCATCTCCTCCGAAGGGAATGAACTCCTTGTCCAGTTCGTCTCAGATCTCAGCGTCACCGCTGACGGCTTCTCAGCCTCCTACAAGACCCTGCCGCGGGGCACTGCCAAAGAAGGGCAAGGGCCCAGCCCCAAACCGGGAACTGAGCCCAAAGTCAAGCCGCCCCGCAAGTCCCAACCTccagagaaaacagaggaaacTCCCTCAGCCCCCG ATGCACCTGCTGTCACCTGCCCAAAGCAGTGCCGCCGGACAGGCACCTTGCAGAGCAACTTCTGTGCCAGCAGCCTGG TGGTGACTGCAACGGTGAAGTCCATGGTTCGGGAGCCAGGGGAGGGCCTCGCTGTCACTGTCAGTCTTATTGGTGCTTATAAAACTGGAGGACTGGACCTGCCTTCTCCACCCACTGGCACCTCCCTGAAGTTTTACGTGCCTTGCAAGCAGTGCCCCCCCTTGAAGAAAG GAGTCAGTTATCTGCTGATGGGCCAGgtggaagagaacagaggcccCGTCCTTCCTCCAGAGAGCTTTGTGGTTCTCCACCGGCCCAACCAGGACCAGATCCTCACCAACCTAAGCAAGAGGAAGTGCCCCTCCCAACCTGTGCGGGCTGCTGAGTCCCAGGACTGA